Genomic DNA from Haloplanus sp. HW8-1:
AGCGTCGTCCTCCCCGCCTACAACGAAGCACGGACCATCGAGGGGACCGTCGAGACGACGCTCTCGACGCTCGGTGACTTCCTCCCGCCGGGTACCTTCGAGGTCCTCGTCGCCGAGGACGGCTGTGACGACCGGACGCCGGAGATCGCCGGTCGACTCGCCGCCGAAGACCCCCGCGTGTGTCACGTCCACAGCGAGGAGCGATTGGGTCGGGGCGGTGCGCTCGAACGCGCGTTCTCGGCCGCCCGCGGCGACACTCTCGTCTACTTCGATACCGACCTCGCAACGGACATGCGACACTTGGAGGAACTGGTCGAGCGCGTTCGCTCCGGCGACGCCGACGTGGCGACCGGTTCGCGGTGGATGCCCGGCCGCGTCGCCGACCGTCCGGCGAAACGGGGGATCCCGTCCCGGGTTTACAACGGCCTCGTTCGGCTCGTCTTGCGGTCACCGCTTCGTGACCACCAGTGTGGGTTCAAGGCGCTGAGTCGCGACGCCTTCGAGCAGCTCCACCACCGGGTCGACGACGAGCACTGGTTCTGGGACACGGAGCTTCTCGTCCGTGCCCAGCGCGCCGGCCTGGAGGTGGCGGAGTTCCCCGTCGAGTGGGAACCCAAAGGCGACACGAAAGTCGATCTGGTGCGTGACGTGTTCGGAATGGGGAGTCAGATCCTCCGACTCTGGTGGCAGGTCTCGGTGAGTCCACGGATCACCCGTCGGGTGAGCGTCGGCGCCGGGGCGCTCCTGACGGTCCTCGCGCTCGCTCTGATGACGCTGTATCTCGACCCCCGGGCCGTGCTGGCGGAACTTGAGGGGGCGAACCGCCGACTGGTCGGTCTCGCGGCCGCCGTCTACCTCCTCTCGTGGCCGCTCCGTGGCGCCCGGTACCGGGACATCCTCGTCGAACTCGGCTACCGCGAACGACTCGGGTTCCTGACCGGCGCCGTCTTCGTCAGCCAGACCGGCAATCTCGTCTTCCCGGCTCGCGCGGGCGACGGGGTGCGCGCATACGTAATGAAAGCACGACGGGGGCTTCCGTATCCGACCGGGTTCGCCTCGCTGGCCGTCGAGCGGGTGTTCGACCTGCTGACCATCACGGTCCTCGGCGGAACGGTCCTCGTCGGGTACGTCCTCACGGGATCGGCGGACGCGATCATCGCGACCCTCTCCGGCAGCGTCCCCGGCGTCGACCCCCGGAGCGCACGCGTCGCGCTGACGGTGGCCGCCGCCGTCGCCGCCGCGGCCATCCTCGCCGTCGCGGCCATCGTCGTCTCCGCCCGGCGGGAGGCGAACCTGATCCGCCGACTCGTTACCCGCGTCAGCTCCGACTCCTACGCCGACTACGTGGCGGGCGTCCTCGAGTCGTTCGTCGGCGACGTCCAGACCGTCGCCGCCGATCCCGCTGCCTTCGCCCGGATCGGGGCGAGCAGCCTCGCCATCTGGGCGCTCGACGTGGTGACGGCGATCATCGTCCTTGCGGCCTTCGACGTCGGGCTAGCGACGCCGACGCTCGTCGCCGTCGGCTTCTTCGCGGTCAGCGTCGGCAACCTCGCGAAGGTACTCCCGCTCTCCCCGGGCGGCATCGGTCTCTACGAGGCGGCGTTTACCCTCCTCGTCGCGGGACTCACGCCCGTCACCGGTGCCACTGCCTTCGGCGCCGCCGTCCTCGATCACGCCGTGAAGAACCTCGTCACCGTCGCCGGGGGCGTCGTCTCGATGCTCGCGCTCAACGTCTCCCTGACGAGGGCGGTCGACGAGACGGGTGGCGCCGATGCCGACCCCGAGACGATCGAGTAGGTGGACTCAGCGATCCCCGTGGAACAGGTCGGCCAGCCGTTCGGCGCCGTCCAGCAGGTTCGGACTCGGCTGGTTCAACAGGGAATCGTCGACGACGTGGATCGCCGGATCGATCGCCCACCCTCGGTCGGTCACCGTCGCGGGGTCGACGTCGTCCCCGTGCCCGCAGAGGTGGAGGACGACGTGGTCCGGATCGGCCGCCTCGACGTCCTCGCGGGTGACCCGTCTGGAGCGGTCGCCGGGGTCGACGAAGGGGTAGTGACCGCCGGCGGCGGCGACCACCTCGGGGACCCAGTTGCCGGCGGCCATCGGCGGGTCGGCCCACTCCTCGCAGTAGACGGTCGGTCGCTCCGGGGGCCGTCGGTCACGGAGGCGGTCCAGCCGCTCGCGGCTGCGGGCGGCCAGTTCCCTGCCCGCAGCCGGACGGCCGACGGCCCGTCCCAGGGCGGCGAAGCCCTCGATGGCGTCGTCGAGCGTCGTGGCGTCGGTGTGATGGACGTCGAGGCCACGGTCACGGATGGCGTCCCGCACCTCGGCCTGGAGGGCGTCGCCGGTACAGACGAGGTCGGGATCGAGCGATTCCAGGCGGTCGAGGTCCGGCGTCAGCCACTCGCCGAGGACCACCGGGGTGGCCGACTCGTCCAGTTCCGCCCGGCAGTGGCTCGTGACGCCGACGAGTCGGTCGGTGGCGTCGAGTTCGCGGAGCGTGGCGGTGGCGGCCGGGGCCAGCGAGACGATGCGACGTGGGGGCACGGTCGTAGCCAAGCCGTCGGGGCGTATGAACGTCTCGCCCGGCAACCGACACCGATACC
This window encodes:
- a CDS encoding flippase-like domain-containing protein — encoded protein: MDRSGDRAGIEVSVVLPAYNEARTIEGTVETTLSTLGDFLPPGTFEVLVAEDGCDDRTPEIAGRLAAEDPRVCHVHSEERLGRGGALERAFSAARGDTLVYFDTDLATDMRHLEELVERVRSGDADVATGSRWMPGRVADRPAKRGIPSRVYNGLVRLVLRSPLRDHQCGFKALSRDAFEQLHHRVDDEHWFWDTELLVRAQRAGLEVAEFPVEWEPKGDTKVDLVRDVFGMGSQILRLWWQVSVSPRITRRVSVGAGALLTVLALALMTLYLDPRAVLAELEGANRRLVGLAAAVYLLSWPLRGARYRDILVELGYRERLGFLTGAVFVSQTGNLVFPARAGDGVRAYVMKARRGLPYPTGFASLAVERVFDLLTITVLGGTVLVGYVLTGSADAIIATLSGSVPGVDPRSARVALTVAAAVAAAAILAVAAIVVSARREANLIRRLVTRVSSDSYADYVAGVLESFVGDVQTVAADPAAFARIGASSLAIWALDVVTAIIVLAAFDVGLATPTLVAVGFFAVSVGNLAKVLPLSPGGIGLYEAAFTLLVAGLTPVTGATAFGAAVLDHAVKNLVTVAGGVVSMLALNVSLTRAVDETGGADADPETIE
- a CDS encoding helical backbone metal receptor, translating into MPPRRIVSLAPAATATLRELDATDRLVGVTSHCRAELDESATPVVLGEWLTPDLDRLESLDPDLVCTGDALQAEVRDAIRDRGLDVHHTDATTLDDAIEGFAALGRAVGRPAAGRELAARSRERLDRLRDRRPPERPTVYCEEWADPPMAAGNWVPEVVAAAGGHYPFVDPGDRSRRVTREDVEAADPDHVVLHLCGHGDDVDPATVTDRGWAIDPAIHVVDDSLLNQPSPNLLDGAERLADLFHGDR